The genomic interval CAACCAGGATACAGGGAACCAAATTGGTTGTATGAGTTGTGTGCGGAGATCCGTCATCGTTGATCATAATATCAGAATTTCCATGATCTGCAATGATCAGTGATGTGTATCCGTTTTTTAATGCAGCATTTACCACAGCTTCTGCACACTGGTCAACCGTTTCACAAGCTTTCACGGCAGCATCAAACACGCCTGTATGGCCGACCATATCAGGATTAGCGAAATTCAGACAAACAAAATCAACCTCCTGTTTATTTAATTCTACAACAATTGCATCCCTGACATGAAGTGCGCTCATTTCAGGCTTGAGATCATAAGTGGCTACCTTTGGAGAAGGGCATAGTATTCTTTTTTCACCTTCAAATTCCTCCTCCTGCCCGCCCGAAAAGAAGAAAGTTACATGGGGATATTTCTCTGTTTCAGCAATGCGGATCTGTTTTTTTCCATTTTTAGCCAGTATCCCGCCTAACGTATTATTCAGGTTATCTTTTTCAAAAATAATATGAACATTCTGAAAAGTATCATCATAATTGGTTAAAGTAATGTAATACAAATTGAGTTTGTGCATGTTATGCTCAGGCAAATCCTTTTGAGAAAGTACCTGCGTAATTTCACGGCCCCTGTCCGTACGAAAATTAAAGCATAACACCACATCCCCATCTTTGATCGTGGCAACCGGCTGGTCGTTTTCATCAACTAACAAAATTGGTTTAATAAATTCGTCAGTAACAACTTCATCGTATGAATTTTTTATAGTCTCACCAATATCACGTGTATGTGTGCCTATGCCATTTACCAGCAGATCATAAGCTAGTTTAATTCTTTCCCACCGTTTATCCCTGTCCATCGCATAATACCTGCCAACAACAGAAGCAAGCTGTCCTGTCGTTTTTTGCAGATGCGCTTCTAATTCCTTCAAAAACCCAATCCCGGATTTAGGATCAGTATCCCGCCCGTCTGTAAAAGCGTGAACAAACAGGTTTTTTATTTGATGTTTTTGCGCTGCCGTACATAATGCTTTTAAATGATCAATATGGGAATGAATTCCTCCATCTGAAACCAATCCTATAAAATGAACATTTTTGCCATTCTGTCTGGCATGGTCAAAAGCGCTGGTTAGTATATTATCATTTTCAAAAAAATTCTCTTTTACCGCTTTATTGATCCTTACAAGATCCTGGTATACGATCCTTCCAGCACCGATATTCATGTGTCCCACTTCGGAATTTCCCATCTGTCCCTGAGGCAGCCCTACATATTCACCCGATGCATGCAGCTTACTGTGGGGATATTTTTTGCAAGAATCCATGAAGGGAGTATGAGCCTGATCAATGGCAGAAACTTCAGGTTTGGTGGCAATACCCCAACCATCTAATATGATGAGGATTACTTTTTTGTTCATAGTTTGCAA from Cytophagales bacterium carries:
- a CDS encoding 2,3-bisphosphoglycerate-independent phosphoglycerate mutase, which translates into the protein MNKKVILIILDGWGIATKPEVSAIDQAHTPFMDSCKKYPHSKLHASGEYVGLPQGQMGNSEVGHMNIGAGRIVYQDLVRINKAVKENFFENDNILTSAFDHARQNGKNVHFIGLVSDGGIHSHIDHLKALCTAAQKHQIKNLFVHAFTDGRDTDPKSGIGFLKELEAHLQKTTGQLASVVGRYYAMDRDKRWERIKLAYDLLVNGIGTHTRDIGETIKNSYDEVVTDEFIKPILLVDENDQPVATIKDGDVVLCFNFRTDRGREITQVLSQKDLPEHNMHKLNLYYITLTNYDDTFQNVHIIFEKDNLNNTLGGILAKNGKKQIRIAETEKYPHVTFFFSGGQEEEFEGEKRILCPSPKVATYDLKPEMSALHVRDAIVVELNKQEVDFVCLNFANPDMVGHTGVFDAAVKACETVDQCAEAVVNAALKNGYTSLIIADHGNSDIMINDDGSPHTTHTTNLVPCILVDKNYEVPIRDGKLGDLAPTILELMGIDKPEEMTGSSLL